TACTGCGTTAAAGCACATGTTTCCATGGCATTAATATTCGTTTTTAGAAAATGCAGAATAAGGTACAGATGGATCTGAATCAATGGAACTCAAGCCAAACTTAGTCTGTGCCTTTTTTTGGAACAACTGCTGACTCTGTATTCGGTTAAGATGAGCTCAACACGGTCAACACACTCCTCTAGGTTACTTTCATTGTATAATGTGTATATTTCCGGTGCTCTCTAATCTGGACATCTTTAAAGCATGCCCTGAATAAATAGCAAGAAAATGAACTTATCTGCAGCCCAAAATAATATGTCAACAGCTTTCATGAAGTTAATTTCCTAAGCACAAAAGAATAGCCTGTCCCTCAATATATTTGTGTCAATCTGGTGGCTTGGCAGGATAAAACAGCATATAGTAAGATGGTAACCCtgaattcaagaatcaagataAAGGAAATACCTCTCCCTCTATAGTTAGTGCAGTTGAATGCCAGCCTCCAGCAGCAATGTCAACCTGCAAATGTAAGATATTGGAGTATATGCAACAAGTGAGAAATCAGGAAAGCAGTGTGCAGATAAATTATCAATTTATGCCCATGCAGTGGTGTCCTCAAATAAAGAATCGGATGCCATTCTTTGCATAAGCAACATCAAACATTCAAACATAGTATTCCAATTGTGCAATGATTATAACTGGATGTCCCGAAAAGGATGAAGCTTGTCAGATGAATGAAAGCTAAACCAATGATAGATCGAGCTCAGGGAAAAACAACTAAAAGTTTAATTTCTTTTTTATCTTGGTCTGTCATCCTTACATAAGCTCATTTGGCAATGGCTTgacaaactttttttttaataaataatgccTTGAGAAACTCACTGATGACAAACTAGTTTGAAAATGTATCAGAAAATCAAAGAGAAGAAATCAATCCAACTCACCAGTGAGAGATCAGATAGTCCTTCGACACGTATCGGCTGTGATCTTGGTTGGGTATCTCCAGTCCCCAGCTGACCATACTCATTACTACCCCATGCCCACAAAATTCCATCCTCTGTTAGTGCCAAATTATGGAATGCACCTACAGCAATGACCCTCACTTTCTCAAGCCCTTGCACACGTACTGGTTTAGATATTTGCTTGCTGAAAGAAGACCCATGCTCAACATTAGAATCAAGGAGATAATAGAAgagtaaacaaaaaaaaatattcatcATAAGGCACCATACATATCGCCAGGAGGCCATGGCTGTCCCCATGACCAGACGTGACCTTCTTGAGTCAAAACCACTGAATGTGTCCCTCCAGCAGCTACCTAGAATTAGCAAACGAATAAGCAAGCCAAAAGCTAACGAACCGAAATCACGAGTGCAGCACAAAAAAGTTGCAGCATCCTTTCACGACAGGAACATGCGAGAGACACTATAACTACTCCAGTTCCATTATATAAACTATCCTATATGTGGTTTGTGATCAGACTACTACTTTGGCAACAAAGCATATGCCAAAGTGACAACACTATCCAAAAATTGTTGGATTCCCTGCAACCAATGCACCGAACCAAAATTGCTAAAGTTCCAAGAACATTCCCACTGGTGCTAGCTACTTGCacaaagcgggaatccaattcCACTCACTTGCCGGACTTTGAGCTTGGGCGCGCAGCGCCTTGGGGTCGGGATGTCCCTCCAGAGCGCCCTCGTCCCGTCCTCCGTCCTCTGGGGCTCCTCACCGCACTGCCCGTACTCGTTCCCCCCTGCACACAATCCACGCACATTGCATCAAAGCAACCAGAAAATCAGTCACGGGAATCGCGGTGAAGAAGCGGGTGCCCCTACCCCAGGCGTAGGCGCGCCCCTTGTCGTCAACTGCGAGGCAATGCCACCCGCCAATCGCCGCCTGAATGAACCAAAGAAACCATAGGCCTCAGAGAGCTTGTTTCGTCAGCACAGCAGCACACAGGCACGAACCTCGCAGGTAAAGCGGAAGAACTGAGGCGCACCTGGACGATCTTGACACCCGCGAGGTCGTTGACGGGGCCCGGGGAGCTCTCCGTCTTGGTCTCCGGCGGGTGCCCGAGCGTGCCGCGCTGGTTCCACCCCCAAGTGAAGAGCTGCATGCGCGCGGCAAGGAACCCCAAGCAAAGCAACCGGGTCAGAACAGAACAGAACAGAACAGAAGCTCGCCAGGAAATGAACAACAAAGCAGCGGCGGGtcggggaaggggaaggggaaggggacgCACGCGGCCGTCGTCGCAGATGGCGAGGGAGTTGCGGCTGCCGGCGACGACGGCGGTGACGGCGTAGGGGGCCAGCGCCTCCACGCAGTGGGCCCAGTCCTTCTCCTCGTTCCCTCCCATGCCCAGCTGTCCGTCCTCCCCGGAACCCCTGCACAGAATGAGAAGGAGAGCAATCAGTTCAGCGGCCGCCCCGCCGCGTCGGCGTCGCGAGGAGAAACGGAGTTCccctcgcgcgcgcgcgcgagagagagagagaagagaacgcgggagagagagagagagagagagcgcacgCACCACGCGAGGACCGCGGTGGCGCGGGGCGGGGCCGCCATGGCTGCGGTGGGAGTGGCGGCGCTCGGTGTCGGCGGGGGCGGGCAGCAAAGCAAGCAGCCGACGCACGCGGGTGCGGTGCTGCGGCGGATGGAGGTGGGTTTCCGTGCGCCGCGCAGGACAAGCGCTGAGCCCcccgcgtgcgtgcgtgcgtggctTTTGTGCGTGGCCTGGCCGAGTGGCCGTGCCGTGATTTGGGCTCTTGTGCCGCGTGCGTGATTTGTGCAGGAAAGGAAAAGGATGGGTGTGGCGGCAGTGGGCAGGCCTATCTTTCTGGGCGAGTGTCCGGTCCGGGCCGGTCCGGTGCGGTGTGACCTGCGGTTCTGGTTTTTTGTGCTCGGCGCAACAGGTtttccattttctttttctctttttttttggatcCTGACGTGGAATCCACCGTTCCATCCACGTCTTCTCCTTTAAAAAAAACATTGTCCCTGAGATACTTCTTCAGTCCTACTACCttggtttcaaattataaattataacgtgttttgtctttttcagatatattatttttactatatatcaAACATAGTGCATATTTAATTGTGTAATAAGAATTATAAATCTTGAAAAGCCAAAACATTTTACAATATGAAATTAGAGCAGTACAAAAAAACATAATTTGATAAAAGAGGGTAGCGGGCCATAGAGGTGTAGCCATTGCTAGCTTGGGTGGGTTGCAACTCAAGATCTAGACACTTAGATATATCGACGAACACAGTCCTTGAGAAAAAAAATGTGGGAGAGAGATGTCTACAACGAATCGACGACGGCAGACGTTATGGGGGAGAGGATGCCACACAGCCACCATATGTGTTGCGGAACGATGATGGACGAGAGAGTACAATGTTGACTGTGGCGTGAGGTGGTGGAGGAAGTGGAGTGTTTGCGTACGTGTGTTCATAGAGGTGAGTGTGTGAGCGTAGTGAGTGTCTGTATTGTACTATGTAATTCtcaataaaaagaaagaaagaaagaaatgtTGATTGGAGTAAACTAGAGCAAAAAATTCTATTAAACCACATGTGTGGCAAGTATTTGAAACCTTTGATATCATATTTTGCAGACAATTGTTTGTACTATAGCTCAAGCTCTGATTCTGTCAATAAATTTGTAAGAATGGTAAATATATTCTCGTGCAGGTGTTTGTTCTCCTCCATCAAAAAAATCCTCCCATCTTTCTCCTTAGCTTTCTTGACAATATGGAAGAAACAATTGTGATGATTAGTGTTTGACAATGTTTTCCTTATAGCATCCCTCATTGCTAAATCTTCATCTGTGATTGTAGTTTTAGGATGCTTTCCTCCCATACAAATCAGCATTATCTCAAATAGCCATTCAAAAATTTCTGTAATTTTGTCCATTATGAAAGCACACCTAAATAGACAGTTGTCTTCATATTAAGTTATGCCGACAATTGATGCAAAATTCCATACTGTACTTGTTAATGTTGTTTGTTGTATCAAAACTTATAGTCTTTGTTTCCAAGCGGATGGTTATGCTCAAGATTGAGTCAAGTAACCGTACATACTCCTTTCTTTAGTGTCACAACGATTGTTTTCCCTTTATTTGGTACTAGATTGGGCGTGGGAGGTGTACCAGAATTCTTTGTCTTATTTTTTTGTACTTTGCATTCCTACCAAACTTGTTAAACTTTAGTGTCACCCTTGTTACATTGCCATTTTTGTCATCTTTCTTATCCTTGTATGGATGCCATCTCACCATTGAAAATCCTACTATATATGCATAGTCATTGTAGAAAGTATACGCGTCTTCTGATTTTGTGAATGTCATACCTAGCCAAGGAACTTGTTTGCTAGCATGTCCTTGAGACAATTGCTCCTTCAATACTAATTGCCCTTGGTTCTTCTAATTCGCTAAGTTTGAGTCATTGCCTTCACTATCTCAGCTCATGCATCTTGATCTCCTTCatttactatgtttttcttcatTGTCCATATCATTGTCAAATAG
This window of the Sorghum bicolor cultivar BTx623 chromosome 7, Sorghum_bicolor_NCBIv3, whole genome shotgun sequence genome carries:
- the LOC110437171 gene encoding ultraviolet-B receptor UVR8-like; this translates as MAAPPRATAVLAWGSGEDGQLGMGGNEEKDWAHCVEALAPYAVTAVVAGSRNSLAICDDGRLFTWGWNQRGTLGHPPETKTESSPGPVNDLAGVKIVQAAIGGWHCLAVDDKGRAYAWGGNEYGQCGEEPQRTEDGTRALWRDIPTPRRCAPKLKVRQVAAGGTHSVVLTQEGHVWSWGQPWPPGDIKQISKPVRVQGLEKVRVIAVGAFHNLALTEDGILWAWGSNEYGQLGTGDTQPRSQPIRVEGLSDLSLVDIAAGGWHSTALTIEGEVYAWGRGEHGRLGFGDDKSSRMVPLKVELLAGENIVQVSCGGTHSVALTQDGRMFSYGRGDHGRLGYGRKVTTGHPMEVPIDLPPPKSSSNPDGQWQAKYVACGGRHTLAIAEWTEPTD